The DNA segment AGGTGGTTCAAGAGTAAAAAAAGCACTAAGCTATTTTATGTGAGAAAACCCTCTGTACAAATATTTCCCCCATTGCTGCCCCTATGTCCAGAAGCCTGCGTATTGTAGCTTTGTGCCGGCCTCATAACGCTTGCAGGGCTTGAGGCCGAGCTGTTTCgtctataaaaatgaaatataggTTTTTTAAGtacctttttttcctttcttttttaaaacccAAACCTGTGGGATGTGGGTTTTGAAAGGAGTGGAGCCTTACAGAATTTTGGCCAGGCTCTGCTGCATGTATTTTGTTCCTCATCCCCTGGCCGCCGACGTGTGTTGAAAGTGTCGCACTAGAAAAAAGAAGAGTCATAATGACCATGTGAAGCATTTATTTGCCCTCTCAATGGAATCTGCTAAAACAATTAAGCATTTAGATCATATGCATGATAGTGATCTCTGGAATCTTAAAAACCTTTTGTTAATCCTTAATTTTGGAAAACGTTATTCACTTTAGTTTTCTTTTAGtgtaaacaacaaaaaataaagttttaaaaaaaactaggatgattggctttttttttataaaattatggaCAAACATTCAGGACTAAAAATTTAAGTATCTTACTGTTTTTCTTCACATATGGTTGCTCAATTTATTGGGCAGGGAATGACATTGTTTTGTTGCTCAATTTATTGGTTCGGGGATGACATTGTTaatgttttgtaaattattggAAGTCGCTTTATACCCTCTGTTTTGATCTTTATacctccatttttttatttttgatatttcCAAAATACATCTCTTTCCTCTTCCCTATTCCTCCCATCCTTTCAACCTCACCATCACACCCACCGTCCATGGTTCCCTTCTTTCTCTCACCTTCACGGCTTTACCCCTCCCCGTCTCACACTCCCCCTACCACCTGAGTACAAATTTAAAGAGGAAACTTTTTTTccacttaattatttaaatatctaatttttaataaataatgaatttaataaaaatatttattatttattttgtgtaaaattaaatatatgaactaaaaaatctattttcttttattagtattttttaaaaaaattgttttcatatGCGTAAAGCATCCTGGAGGAAAGACTTCTGCTCGCCCTTTGGATTCGTCACTGTTGAAGTGGGAAAGAtacaatgttttttatttatttatttataagtggATAACAACTTAAATTATAGTTTATATAAGCAGTATTAACTTAAGTAAGTCGCCAACAACTTAAtggaaaaataagagagaaattcACGGTAGTTTTTCCCTTAAAGTATTGCATTAATGAAACCAAAGTTATCAATCTTGAAAGTCTCGTGGTAGTTTTTCTAAgagttcatataaaaataataataaaatatttataaataatatatcaattaaacattttaataatataataaaataaattattaaattataaatttcataatacttAAATCTAGTAATGCATTTTAATAACTtgatgatataataataatgaaaatatttttatgatgttATTAGAGGTGAAGGTTTTTCGACTAAGgaataaaacattaaatgtaGAGGTATGTTAAATCCTAAatgcatataaaataatttatgtttttggttttttttttttaacttactgATTTTTTAACTTAGTGATAAACTCTAAAAGTATATCAAATCTATACTAAATCTGTTTAGAGTTTAACTTTTGAGTTTGATAAGcatgaaagaaattatttttcttaatataattaatatattatggaAAACCTTTATAGAAAAATACGTTTCGAAAGGGATAGTTctgtaagaaaaacaaaacaataagcGAGCGGTGCAAAGGTGTGTGAACAGCAACTTCCAAATTATTTGATAGAGCTTTGTAATCTCGGACAACGCAAATCAAGAACCGACCCATCTCATTTAGTTCCAAAATATTACAAATGTTGGAACCGACAATCACACACTCTAAACTGACAACAAATAGAAAGGCAGCCGAATTAATTCGGTTCCAAATGTGACTCTAAGTGGGTAACGGCCAATTCTTTTTTAATACTGTTTTGAaaaatcacaaatcaagttGCACATTGAGATTTTTTTGTGCCTTTTCTGGTAAAGATGAATTTTCCCCATACCTAGCAAGCCTGAATCAATAAAGCACAGgatattcattcattcaatatCTATTGATACTTTTCACTATTAGATTTTATCCTCAATATTTGTTGTCAATAATTTTGGAATATTTACTACAGGTACGGAAAAATTAATGCATGAGCTATACATTATTTTGGCAAATACACAAGGTTGAAATGCAGTACTTATTCCTATATCAGAATTTAACCGACATATTTGGAAATTAACCTTAACCTTAATATTGACAAGAATATCATTGGTAATTGTTGGAAGCATTTATCTCCAAAAACTCAAAACATTTTACTCTCCTTATTTAGTACTGAGAACCTTATTAAGTGACtgttttcttaaaagaaaatagaCCACCATCAAACTATAATAACACAACTCTCATTAGGAAAACTtgaataattattgaaatagcACAGTTGGGGCAAAATCCGATAGTTATTTTGATCACTATCGAGAAGCTGCTAAAATAGTACTATCAGGAGTTATAGTGTTATACATAGGATGTGCAaacaaatcaatcaaatttcaaatacacaCTATACAGAATCaacatttatatatacatgCCTCACTGCATCATAATTCTGAATTCTTCAAAGCTTAGGACACCATCCCCATTCAAATCAAACTGTTTGATCATAGATTTGCACTCATCAATGGATTTGGACTCACCCATCTTCTTAAGCATCTTTTTCAAGCTCTTAGGGGTTATAAACCCACACCTTTCAGTGTCATACATCTCAAAAGCTACCTTCAAGTCATTCAACTTCTGCTCCTCTCCCCCAGCTTCCATGAGAGCAATGAAATCCTCCAAACTCAGCAACCCATCTCCATCAGAATCCAATGCCGCAATTGCCATCTCagcttccttcattggaagctCACCACCCATCATTCCGAGCCCGTGCTTCAGCTCTGAAGGCGAAACCTTTCCATCACCATCTTCGTCAAAGTATCTTAGAACATCCTCAAAGCCAACTTGCTTCCCCATGTTATAGTGCATCGAACCTCAAATCAACTAGAAGTCCTTGATACAAGTGATTTGACACTTGAGTTCCTAACTAAAATCTGAGATTCGATTCTTAAGCTTAGGAACGGAATTGCGATTAAAGATATCACTTTACCTCAAAATAGGCTGACCAGAAGAGTAATTGAGTATCAAATAGAAGGATTAGATATCTCTTGATTATGACAAACCTCACACAAAAGTCCTTGCTACAAACACTTAAAGGGTGTAGTATAGGTAACAAAAAAACACGGTGGAGCGTCTAAAGTTTGGAGTTAAGAATCAAGAAGCAGAGGATATCACTTtactcaaaaaacaaaaaatggactGACTCGAcgaatatcaaataaaaacctTAAATATTCTtgattacacaaaaaaaaagtagaaccTCAAATCAAAGTTGTTGCCACAAACACTTGTGTTGGAACAACTAAAGTGTAGTAGTGTAAGTAACAAATTGTAACTTTGTATGAAAATGGAAATTTGAGTTGTACTATATGTTGTGGTTTTGGGCTATGGTATGAAACATGAGATTTTGCGAGTGGGTCTTTATATAAATTGGGTGAAGGCGGTTTAAGGGGCGTGTGGAGGTCGTGTAGAATATAAATACTACTAAGATTAAGATACCTAGGAAGTTGCCTAGAGTGTTCCAattttcaaaagacaataattaGGTACGTGGCACGATATCATAGGTGGACCAAATTGACAAATTGCAATTGAAAATGGATACATAAACGCGGAAGCCACGATTAATTAACGGTAAACTGCTTCCGCATTGGTGAGAGCAACGTGGCAACACTGTTGACACTGCGGACAATAAGAGTTCAACACGTGTCCGTTCTCCGTACTaacatgtaaattttttaacatattatatattatattgccACAACAATCGtagattattataataatacataaataatcATATTATATGTTGAGGGTACTAtgttgtacaattaaaattaacttctcTTGTTATTTATTAATCATATCATCGTTCTTAAGCACTGTGAGCATTCTGACCGTTGAATGAATAAAACAAAACGCGATTtgtgtggaaaaaaaaaaacaattgagtaCTGCGTTGGATAGCACGTCCTTATATTCTACTATTCTCCATCATTATCAAACAATGCCTTGTCAAATAGTAGTGTTTAGACTTTAgagttatttattaaattgatatGATTCCCCATAATGTTTCTACGTCAATTCTAATCTTTACGCTAGTTAGTTCTTTCCCATTAAATCGTTTAGTTGAAAAGATGGAGCAACCTTGCTAGCACGTTACAGATGGAATAGCCATATTTTTTTGGTCCTCCATCACCATCTCTTGGCACTTGTTCATCATGAAATTTCTCACAATCCACCTTGGAAAATGATTGCTGGATATGCCTGAGTTAACTTCTTCAATGGTGAAGGAAATATAAGATTCGTCCGattgaaaaaagataaagaaaaaagaaaagagaaagaagttgTGAGTTCAAATCTCGTAACtgatatttcttataaaaactaTCACTCTAACATTTgtcgttaaaaaaaaattctttaatgtTGAAATTTTAACCTTGGGATTTGGATGCTCATCCCTAGCATTATTGGTTTGAACGCGGAGTCTCTTATTCAACTTCGTTTCACTTTCCATTGTATGGAGATTGTtgttaattaaatgaaatgtaCGTTTTTAGTTAGTTTTGCACACTAAATGTGGTTTCTTCTACTGAAAAggcaattatttgttttttttttaataagaaaagacAATTACTATTTGTCTTGTAAACTTCAATGTCAGACTTTTCAGTTCTATAATTCACCCTAACATATTTGTTATCCAAACTGCGAACATGATGCTGTTTCATTAATGGAGACACATTtgcttctcttctcccttttaaGGATGTGATATATGAAATTGGTTTCTCTCTTGTCCTTTTTTTAGCTTCGGGGTTGTCCActtaatttgtattaatatttaattttattaatatttaattttgtaattaatttaaaattgtgtgatttttaagAGACAGCACGGGAACAACTGGAAAAGGGACATCAGAGAAGTCATGTACACCttaagttataatataatagGATAGTCATCTgttggaaaaataattatttaactaaattaaagAACCAATATGTTAATTTAATGGTTCTACTTGTGGTACAACTAAATCAGTTTttctaagtatttttttattatttagaagATATTTTAACATATTCTTTGACTTTCGtttgatattaatataaatatatgatgACTACCACCCATATTTCCCAATGATGTGTTATtacttattacaaaaaaattatccacATAACCTAAATGTTAATTGAGACATaaataaagagagaagagaaataaatttaagtttgataaattatatcattattttaagaaaaatattagcaaCCCACTCTCATATGTTCTTTTGAACATtaatttattggaaataaaaaaattgcaggtgacacatcttatttaataactttcattcataattttatttattaattatttcagctaataaagaaataatattgaaaaaaaagaatgtattATTGACAATTCACTTATTTTAAAACCATATCAAACGGGCTTATTCAACTGGTCCCATAAAAACTTGGTATGGTGACTAATTTGTGAACTCCAAAAGATCTGTCTTTGTAATTATATGTTGATGTTAAAGAATATCTATCTAACATGTCTTGGTTTACATATTTGAAATGAATATCAACCTTCTAGACGTATAAGAAAAGGAGTCTAATAAACGAAGTTAtgtaatttcaaatatatagtaggctaaaaatgtaattttcttaaattcgTAATGttagtttctcattttttttaatcagaaaATTTTTTACAGTCATTTAATCACAATTCaacatgtatgataaatttcttaacttttaaaataattaactaaataatTCAAAcggtaatttataattaaatgacggtataaaattgttttacacataaatacatataaattatacatataaGTTAATCTCTTTTTTAGGTAAGACATTTCATTTccatttttaaaatctttacAATTTTTGTCCATGTGACTAATTTTCAATGTTGATTAAATACTCTATTAACAACATTGACATGTGCTATGGCTACTAAAatcgtatattttttaaaaagttaaaaataaaatattttaattaaaaaatgaggtgagcaaaatttcattttttttaagtaccGAAAATGTCTCAATATTACCGAAAGACGTAAAACGTCATTAAATGATACCTCAGGTGTATGTGTATGAAtttgcaaaaataatattaaataaaattaatatcatgtgatattaattttaagttaatttaattttagaatggtataattttatataaacatttttattcTAAAGGTAAATTAACCGTAAAACTCTTTAATCTAATACAAAATTTTGCTTCAACTCAATAACTATGGTACATGACATCATTTTCTCaatataaaaaccaaaattatattcAACTTCGTGTAACTATTTCAAATACAAAATCGCTTGTACAAATTGAGGCTTCACTCcacataaatcaaattaatgaaagaaaCAATGATTTACTATCATCGTCTATCTGATAGAGAAATCTAGTTGTCCCAATTCACTATTCATGTTATCAAATGAAAAAAGTGCAGAGATTGTGCAGAAACTATGCAGAACATCGGCGTGGACGACAGTAGCTGGG comes from the Glycine soja cultivar W05 chromosome 6, ASM419377v2, whole genome shotgun sequence genome and includes:
- the LOC114416220 gene encoding calcium-binding protein CML38-like produces the protein MHYNMGKQVGFEDVLRYFDEDGDGKVSPSELKHGLGMMGGELPMKEAEMAIAALDSDGDGLLSLEDFIALMEAGGEEQKLNDLKVAFEMYDTERCGFITPKSLKKMLKKMGESKSIDECKSMIKQFDLNGDGVLSFEEFRIMMQ